In a single window of the Phaeobacter sp. G2 genome:
- a CDS encoding efflux RND transporter permease subunit has translation MRDLSRPAGGLLSYFTRHRTAANLLLLVLLLLGTAAIPKMRAQFFPDVIIESVTVGVTWEGAGPEDVDGAIVQVLEPVLLAVDGVEESAASSREGVASIVLDFEPGWDMALAADDVQSAVDAITTLPEEADDPTVRRGAWRDRVTDVVISGPLAPDQLGLFADELIIRLFAVGVTRTTIRGLAAPQTLVEVPSYSLITHDIAMSDIASAIAAEVDADPAGDVTGANTRVRTGREKRSPEEIEGIVLRTEPDGSVLTIGDLAQVSREGVDRNRSYFVGDNPAMSIRVDRSDMGNAIAIQAEVQKVVDALQTTLPQGVSAELIRTRAAAISDRLDILIDNGLMGLGLVMALLFLFLNTRIAFWVAAGIPAAMFAAVALMYAAGITINMISLFGLIITLGIVVDDAIVVGEHADFRVRRLNETPMQAAENAARRMAMPVFAATLTTIIAFFGLTAIGGRFGDLIRDIPFTVIAVLAASLLECFLILPHHMAHALTHAQKDHWYDWPNRMVNRGFRWMRDTLFRPIMALVVQARYVVLAGALTILASQMALFIGGDVNWRFFNAPERGSVTGNFAMAEGATRADTLAMMAEMQRATAATGASFAERYEDINPVDFVIAEVGGNAGRGMSGVDAKDTDLLGGISIELIDADLRPDYSSFAFVAELQEEVQNHPLVEAVSFRSWRSGPGGDALDVQFYGADVQVLKAASEDLKTALLRYPEVSAVEDNLAYDKEEVVLELTPQGQALNFTIDTLGRALRARLNGIEAATYPDGPRSAEIRVELPRDELSADFLERTLMRSPGGIYVPLSDIVSVSQRTGFSTVRRENGIRLISVTGDISEDDPTRAADIGKALEEEILPDIASRRQVEWRLSGLSEQEDNFLNDARTGLILCLAGIYLVLAWIFASWTRPLVVMAIIPFGLVGTIWGHYLWGIPLSMFTVVGLLGMTGIIINDSIVLVTTIDEYAETRGLVPSIIDGAADRLRPVMLTTLTTVLGLAPLMYESSQQAQFLKPTVITLVYGLGFGMFLVLLVVPALVAIQRDMARPVTALRRALRGGTNPLRWLVLGTGVAQLGWLGVSLGWAMATGALHPALRTVLPGLAGFEPLRAGLFLALGGIAALSLLAYLISALVFGLRRHRTA, from the coding sequence ATGCGTGATTTGTCGCGTCCTGCCGGCGGTTTGCTGAGCTACTTCACCCGCCACCGCACGGCGGCAAACCTGTTGTTGCTGGTGCTCTTGCTGCTTGGCACTGCGGCAATTCCAAAGATGCGGGCGCAGTTCTTTCCGGATGTGATTATCGAAAGCGTCACGGTCGGCGTCACCTGGGAGGGCGCCGGGCCGGAAGATGTGGACGGGGCCATCGTGCAGGTGCTGGAGCCGGTGTTGCTGGCGGTGGACGGGGTGGAGGAAAGCGCCGCCTCCTCGCGCGAAGGCGTCGCCTCGATCGTGCTGGATTTTGAGCCCGGCTGGGACATGGCGCTGGCGGCGGATGATGTGCAATCGGCGGTGGATGCCATTACCACCCTGCCGGAAGAGGCAGATGACCCGACGGTGCGGCGCGGCGCCTGGCGTGACCGGGTGACGGATGTGGTGATCTCGGGGCCGCTGGCGCCGGATCAGCTGGGGCTGTTCGCCGATGAATTGATTATACGCCTGTTTGCAGTCGGGGTCACCCGCACCACCATTCGCGGCCTTGCTGCACCACAGACCCTGGTCGAGGTGCCCTCCTACAGTTTGATCACCCATGATATCGCGATGAGCGATATCGCCAGTGCTATCGCCGCCGAGGTCGATGCCGATCCTGCGGGGGATGTGACCGGGGCCAATACCCGGGTGCGCACCGGGCGGGAAAAGCGCAGCCCGGAAGAGATCGAAGGGATCGTGTTGCGGACAGAGCCAGATGGTTCGGTTTTGACCATTGGCGATCTGGCGCAGGTCAGCCGCGAAGGGGTGGACCGCAACCGTTCCTATTTTGTCGGCGACAACCCGGCCATGTCGATCCGGGTGGATCGCTCGGATATGGGCAATGCCATTGCCATTCAGGCTGAGGTGCAAAAGGTGGTTGATGCGCTGCAAACCACCCTGCCGCAGGGCGTCAGTGCCGAGCTGATCCGCACCCGTGCCGCTGCCATCTCTGACCGGCTGGATATCCTGATCGACAATGGGCTGATGGGCCTGGGGCTGGTCATGGCGCTGTTGTTCCTGTTCCTCAATACCCGCATTGCCTTTTGGGTGGCGGCGGGTATTCCGGCGGCAATGTTTGCCGCCGTGGCGCTGATGTATGCCGCCGGGATCACCATCAATATGATCAGCCTGTTTGGCCTGATCATTACCCTGGGGATCGTGGTGGATGATGCCATCGTGGTGGGGGAGCACGCCGATTTCCGGGTGCGCCGCCTGAATGAAACCCCGATGCAGGCCGCCGAGAACGCCGCGCGCCGCATGGCGATGCCGGTCTTTGCCGCCACCCTGACCACCATCATCGCCTTCTTTGGGCTGACCGCCATTGGCGGGCGCTTTGGTGATCTGATCCGTGATATTCCCTTTACGGTAATTGCAGTGCTGGCGGCCTCGTTGCTGGAGTGCTTTTTGATCCTGCCGCACCATATGGCCCATGCGCTGACCCACGCACAAAAAGACCATTGGTATGACTGGCCCAATCGCATGGTCAATCGCGGCTTTCGCTGGATGCGTGACACCCTGTTTCGCCCCATAATGGCCCTGGTGGTGCAGGCGCGTTACGTGGTCCTGGCGGGGGCGCTGACCATTCTGGCCAGCCAGATGGCGCTGTTTATTGGCGGCGATGTCAATTGGCGGTTCTTCAATGCGCCGGAGCGCGGCTCTGTCACCGGCAATTTTGCCATGGCCGAAGGCGCCACCCGCGCCGACACCCTGGCGATGATGGCGGAGATGCAACGGGCCACCGCCGCTACGGGGGCCTCTTTTGCGGAGCGCTATGAGGACATCAATCCGGTGGATTTTGTCATCGCCGAGGTGGGCGGCAATGCCGGGCGCGGCATGTCCGGGGTGGATGCCAAGGACACGGACCTGTTGGGCGGCATCTCGATCGAGCTGATCGACGCGGATCTGCGGCCAGACTATTCCAGCTTTGCCTTTGTGGCCGAACTGCAGGAAGAGGTGCAAAACCACCCGCTGGTCGAGGCCGTCAGCTTTCGCAGCTGGCGCTCTGGTCCCGGTGGTGATGCGCTGGATGTGCAGTTTTATGGCGCTGATGTTCAGGTGCTCAAGGCGGCCTCTGAAGATCTAAAAACCGCGCTGCTACGCTACCCTGAGGTTTCGGCGGTGGAAGACAATCTTGCCTATGACAAAGAGGAAGTGGTGCTGGAGCTGACGCCCCAGGGGCAGGCGCTGAACTTTACCATCGACACCCTGGGGCGGGCCTTGCGGGCGCGGCTGAACGGGATCGAAGCGGCCACCTACCCGGATGGGCCACGCAGCGCCGAGATCCGGGTTGAACTGCCCCGCGATGAGCTGTCGGCGGATTTCCTGGAGCGCACCCTGATGCGCAGCCCCGGCGGCATCTATGTGCCGCTCTCGGATATTGTATCGGTGAGCCAGCGCACGGGGTTTTCCACTGTGCGGCGCGAAAACGGCATTCGCCTGATCAGCGTCACCGGCGATATCTCAGAGGATGACCCAACCCGTGCCGCCGATATCGGCAAGGCGCTGGAGGAGGAAATCCTGCCCGATATCGCCAGCCGCCGTCAGGTGGAGTGGCGGCTCAGCGGATTGAGTGAACAGGAAGACAACTTTCTCAACGATGCCCGCACCGGGCTGATCCTTTGTCTTGCCGGGATTTATCTGGTGCTGGCCTGGATCTTTGCCAGCTGGACCCGGCCCCTGGTGGTGATGGCGATCATTCCCTTTGGATTGGTGGGCACCATCTGGGGCCACTATCTGTGGGGCATACCGCTGAGCATGTTCACCGTGGTTGGCCTGTTGGGGATGACAGGGATTATCATCAATGATTCCATCGTGCTGGTGACCACCATCGACGAATATGCCGAAACCCGCGGGTTGGTGCCTTCGATCATTGACGGGGCGGCGGACCGGCTGCGGCCGGTGATGCTGACAACCCTGACCACGGTACTGGGGCTGGCGCCTTTGATGTATGAAAGCTCGCAGCAGGCGCAGTTCCTCAAGCCAACGGTGATCACCCTGGTCTATGGCCTGGGCTTTGGCATGTTTCTGGTGCTTTTGGTGGTGCCGGCCCTGGTGGCGATCCAACGGGATATGGCGCGGCCTGTGACAGCCCTGCGCCGGGCCCTGCGTGGCGGGACAAACCCGCTGCGCTGGCTGGTTCTGGGCACCGGAGTGGCGCAGCTGGGCTGGCTGGGAGTAAGCCTGGGCTGGGCGATGGCAACCGGAGCGCTGCACCCGGCCTTGCGCACGGTACTGCCCGGTCTGGCCGGGTTTGAGCCACTGCGTGCCGGGCTGTTTCTGGCGCTGGGCGGGATCGCTGCGCTGTCCCTGCTGGCCTATCTGATCTCGGCGCTGGTCTTTGGCCTGCGGCGGCACCGGACAGCCTAA
- a CDS encoding NUDIX hydrolase, whose protein sequence is MSMIQPQRPVLGAIAVVYHLGQVILIQRKTEPNAGWWGFPGGHVELGETAMQAAIRELFEETGVVARPLEYLTNIDVLLRDSVGAVQKQYLLTAVLCAYESGTPVPDDDALQASWIPVDEIEERGLELIDQVADVARLARQRQA, encoded by the coding sequence ATGTCGATGATCCAGCCCCAGCGCCCCGTTCTCGGGGCAATTGCCGTGGTCTACCACCTGGGACAGGTCATCCTGATCCAGCGCAAGACCGAGCCCAATGCCGGCTGGTGGGGCTTTCCCGGTGGTCATGTGGAGCTGGGCGAAACCGCCATGCAGGCAGCCATCCGCGAGCTGTTTGAGGAAACCGGCGTCGTGGCCCGTCCCCTGGAATATTTGACCAATATCGACGTCTTGCTGCGTGATTCTGTGGGTGCGGTGCAAAAGCAATATCTGCTAACGGCAGTGCTCTGCGCTTATGAAAGCGGCACCCCTGTGCCTGATGATGATGCGCTGCAGGCCAGTTGGATCCCCGTCGATGAGATCGAAGAGCGGGGATTGGAGCTGATTGATCAGGTCGCAGACGTGGCCCGCCTGGCCCGCCAAAGACAGGCATAG
- a CDS encoding protein-disulfide reductase DsbD family protein, whose amino-acid sequence MDELVQVEILDGGVSPDGTYIGALRLTLRDGWKTYWRAPGEAGIPPSFTWRGSRNVGEMSMTWPTPEVFLTSGYQTIGYHHQLVLPIEITPERPDRPVRLKGRMELGICKDICVPSELSFDHQLDSAAPRNPAIVAAIAARPFSAREARVSASTCRLTPTKYGIEVEARITMPSAGGTEVAVIEAGSPHLFAGATTTRRSGGTLVATSELLPTRAGSLAAVDRSQLRITVLGQKHAVDISGCTAG is encoded by the coding sequence ATGGATGAGCTGGTGCAAGTGGAAATCCTCGACGGCGGTGTCTCACCAGATGGGACATATATCGGCGCCCTGCGCCTGACCCTTCGCGACGGCTGGAAGACCTATTGGCGCGCCCCCGGCGAGGCAGGTATTCCCCCCAGTTTTACCTGGCGCGGCTCCCGCAATGTCGGCGAAATGTCGATGACCTGGCCCACACCCGAGGTGTTCTTGACTTCTGGTTATCAGACCATCGGCTATCACCATCAGCTGGTGCTGCCGATAGAGATCACCCCCGAAAGGCCCGACCGCCCGGTGCGGCTCAAAGGGCGGATGGAGCTGGGCATCTGCAAAGATATCTGTGTGCCATCGGAACTGTCTTTCGACCATCAGCTAGATTCAGCAGCGCCGCGCAACCCGGCCATCGTCGCCGCCATTGCCGCCCGCCCCTTCTCGGCCCGCGAAGCCAGGGTCTCCGCCAGCACCTGCCGCTTGACGCCAACAAAATACGGTATCGAAGTCGAGGCCCGGATCACCATGCCCAGCGCTGGTGGCACCGAGGTCGCGGTGATCGAAGCTGGCTCGCCGCATCTGTTTGCTGGCGCCACCACCACCCGGCGCAGCGGCGGTACTCTGGTGGCCACATCCGAGCTGCTTCCCACCCGCGCGGGCAGCCTGGCTGCGGTGGATCGCTCACAATTGCGGATCACGGTGCTGGGGCAAAAACATGCGGTGGATATCTCTGGCTGCACAGCTGGATAA
- a CDS encoding YqgE/AlgH family protein codes for MDLTGKLLIAMPGIGDPRFEHSVIFLCSHSEDGAMGLIINKVAPEVQLGNLLEQLEIPVIAAGKGEEAIRFGGPVEVQRGFVLHSPEYESSINSLTVPPGYGMTATLDVLEDIAQGNGPEKLLIMLGYAGWGPGQLEAEIIANGWLTTESTDALIFETADVDKWEAALGSLGIDPLSLSASAGSA; via the coding sequence ATGGATCTCACCGGGAAGTTATTGATCGCGATGCCGGGCATTGGCGATCCTCGGTTTGAGCATTCGGTTATTTTTCTGTGTTCGCACAGCGAAGACGGGGCCATGGGGCTGATCATCAACAAGGTTGCGCCGGAGGTGCAGCTGGGAAATCTGCTTGAGCAGCTGGAGATCCCGGTGATTGCGGCAGGCAAGGGCGAAGAGGCCATCCGCTTTGGCGGGCCGGTGGAGGTGCAGCGCGGGTTTGTGCTGCATTCACCGGAGTATGAATCCAGTATCAATTCCCTGACGGTGCCGCCGGGCTATGGCATGACTGCAACCCTGGATGTTCTTGAGGATATTGCCCAGGGTAATGGGCCTGAGAAGCTGTTGATCATGCTGGGCTATGCCGGCTGGGGGCCGGGGCAGCTGGAGGCAGAGATCATTGCCAATGGCTGGCTCACCACCGAGAGCACGGATGCGCTGATTTTTGAGACCGCGGATGTGGATAAATGGGAGGCGGCGCTTGGCTCCCTGGGGATTGATCCGCTGTCGCTTTCGGCCAGTGCCGGGAGCGCCTGA
- a CDS encoding L-threonylcarbamoyladenylate synthase: protein MPQETDQKATQMLDASASGISRAAQLLRQGDLVSFPTETVYGLGADARRGDAVAAIYAAKGRPSFNPLIAHVASVEAAKRHVIWNPWAETLARAFWPGPLTLVLPLAPGHGISELVTAGLDTLAVRVPAHPTAQKLLAALDGPVAAPSANPSGRISPTTAQHVMAGLAGRIAAVVADGACGVGVESTIVGLAGEAPVLLRPGGLAAEEIEAVLGQPLATRDLHDPLTAPGQLLSHYAPQERVRLNATSARAGECYLGFGHYSGARACDLSLSSCGDLVEAAANLFGHLHHLDAQGQPIAVAPIPETGLGAAINDRLRRAAAPRDEPSPASGN, encoded by the coding sequence ATGCCTCAAGAAACCGACCAAAAAGCAACGCAAATGCTGGATGCCTCCGCCAGCGGGATCAGTCGCGCAGCGCAGCTGCTGCGGCAGGGTGATCTGGTCTCTTTCCCAACCGAGACGGTCTATGGCCTGGGCGCCGATGCCCGGCGCGGCGATGCGGTGGCGGCGATCTATGCCGCCAAGGGGCGTCCCAGCTTCAACCCGCTGATCGCCCATGTGGCCTCGGTTGAGGCTGCAAAACGCCACGTTATATGGAATCCTTGGGCCGAGACCCTGGCCCGCGCCTTCTGGCCCGGACCGCTGACGCTGGTGCTGCCGCTGGCACCCGGACATGGCATCTCCGAGCTGGTCACGGCCGGGCTCGACACCCTGGCGGTGCGGGTGCCAGCCCATCCCACGGCGCAAAAGCTGCTGGCCGCGCTCGACGGTCCCGTAGCGGCTCCCTCGGCCAACCCTTCGGGGCGGATCAGCCCCACAACGGCGCAGCATGTCATGGCGGGCCTTGCCGGTCGTATCGCCGCTGTGGTTGCAGATGGGGCCTGCGGTGTTGGTGTCGAATCCACCATTGTTGGCCTTGCAGGGGAGGCCCCCGTGCTGCTGCGCCCCGGCGGTCTGGCAGCCGAGGAAATCGAAGCAGTACTGGGCCAGCCCCTGGCCACACGCGACCTCCACGACCCCCTGACAGCGCCCGGCCAGCTCCTGTCCCACTACGCGCCACAAGAGCGGGTGCGGCTCAATGCGACCTCTGCGCGCGCGGGCGAATGCTACCTGGGATTTGGCCACTACAGCGGCGCCCGCGCCTGCGATCTCTCCCTGTCCAGCTGCGGCGATCTGGTTGAGGCCGCCGCCAATCTCTTTGGCCATCTGCATCATCTGGATGCGCAGGGGCAGCCCATTGCCGTGGCCCCCATCCCCGAGACCGGCCTTGGCGCTGCCATCAATGACCGGTTGCGCCGCGCAGCAGCGCCGCGCGATGAACCCTCGCCAGCTTCAGGTAACTAG
- a CDS encoding acyl-CoA dehydrogenase — MTFRAPVSEYEFLLNTVIGFEQIAQTDRFSEASRELVTAILTEAGKLCDEVMAPLQRAGDVQPAALENGVVRTSPGFGKGFTAIAEGGWIGMSAAPEQGGMGLPMTLTAAVNEMMSGACLSLQLAPLMSQGQIEALEHHASDALKQMYLPKLISGEWTGTMNLTEPQAGSDVGALSSKAEANGDGSYAVTGQKIYISWGDNDFAENVCHLVLARLPDGVPGTKGISLFLVPKFLPNEDGTLGAANTLGVVSLEHKMGLHGSPTCVMQFDGAKGWLVGPEHGGMAAMFTMMNNARLGVGGQGVGVSEAAYQQALSYALERKQGKTPSGFIADHADVRRMLMEMKADTYAARAILLACAHATDMQTATGAADWKARAAFLTPIAKAFGTETGIRVADLGIQVHGGMGFIEESGAAQFLRDVRVTSIYEGTNGIQAMDLVARKMMDGGDMAHRIIDEIEAQAEGARATHPNMGEAVWQACESLRETTEWLVEQDDLQDRFAGAVPYLRAFARVLGGHYHLSAAIADKGGPREKLARFYIKRMLPEHSGLLTHVQEGAAGTMALTLEELAG, encoded by the coding sequence ATGACCTTCCGTGCCCCCGTTTCCGAGTATGAGTTTCTCCTGAATACCGTGATTGGCTTTGAGCAGATCGCCCAGACAGACCGGTTCAGCGAGGCAAGCCGTGAACTGGTGACTGCGATCCTGACCGAAGCGGGTAAACTGTGTGATGAGGTCATGGCGCCGCTGCAACGGGCGGGCGATGTGCAACCTGCGGCGCTGGAGAACGGCGTGGTGCGGACCTCGCCCGGCTTTGGCAAGGGGTTCACGGCCATTGCCGAGGGCGGCTGGATTGGCATGAGCGCCGCGCCTGAGCAGGGCGGCATGGGCCTGCCGATGACCCTGACGGCGGCAGTGAATGAGATGATGTCGGGGGCCTGCCTGTCTTTGCAACTGGCACCCCTGATGAGCCAGGGCCAGATCGAGGCGCTGGAGCATCACGCCAGTGACGCCCTGAAACAGATGTACCTGCCAAAACTGATCTCGGGGGAATGGACCGGCACCATGAACCTGACGGAACCGCAGGCGGGCTCTGACGTGGGGGCGCTCAGCTCCAAGGCCGAAGCCAATGGCGATGGATCCTATGCGGTGACCGGCCAGAAGATCTATATCTCCTGGGGCGACAATGATTTTGCCGAGAATGTCTGCCATCTGGTGCTGGCGCGATTGCCCGACGGGGTGCCCGGCACCAAGGGGATCTCGCTGTTTCTGGTGCCCAAGTTCCTGCCCAACGAGGATGGCACCCTGGGCGCCGCCAACACATTGGGTGTGGTTAGCCTGGAGCATAAGATGGGCCTGCATGGCAGCCCGACCTGCGTGATGCAGTTTGATGGCGCCAAGGGCTGGTTGGTTGGCCCCGAACATGGGGGTATGGCGGCAATGTTCACCATGATGAACAATGCCCGCCTGGGCGTCGGCGGCCAGGGCGTTGGCGTTAGCGAAGCTGCCTATCAGCAGGCGCTGTCCTATGCGTTGGAGCGCAAACAGGGGAAGACGCCCTCGGGCTTTATCGCGGATCACGCCGATGTGCGCCGGATGCTGATGGAGATGAAAGCCGATACCTACGCTGCGCGGGCCATCCTGCTGGCCTGTGCCCATGCCACCGATATGCAGACCGCAACCGGGGCTGCGGATTGGAAGGCGCGGGCTGCCTTTCTGACCCCAATCGCCAAGGCCTTTGGCACCGAGACCGGCATTCGGGTGGCCGATCTGGGCATTCAGGTGCATGGGGGCATGGGCTTTATCGAGGAAAGCGGCGCGGCTCAGTTCCTGCGCGATGTGCGGGTAACCTCGATCTATGAGGGCACCAATGGCATCCAGGCGATGGATCTGGTGGCGCGCAAGATGATGGATGGCGGCGATATGGCCCATCGCATCATTGACGAGATCGAAGCCCAGGCCGAGGGTGCCCGGGCCACCCATCCCAATATGGGAGAGGCAGTCTGGCAGGCCTGCGAATCCCTGCGTGAAACCACTGAATGGCTGGTAGAGCAGGACGACCTGCAGGATCGCTTTGCCGGGGCGGTGCCCTATCTGCGCGCCTTTGCCCGGGTTCTGGGGGGGCATTACCACCTGTCTGCGGCCATTGCCGACAAGGGTGGCCCGCGCGAAAAACTGGCGCGGTTCTACATCAAACGCATGCTGCCGGAACATTCGGGTCTGCTGACCCATGTGCAGGAAGGTGCCGCCGGCACCATGGCGCTCACTCTTGAAGAATTGGCAGGCTGA
- a CDS encoding MBL fold metallo-hydrolase, with translation MASVPEVGPRTPWTEPPALGEAIEVAEGVLWMRQPLPMKLDHVNIYALDEGDSWTVVDTGFNTRKSREIWQSLMAGPLKGKPVSRIVGTHHHPDHIGLAGWFQSEYGAELVTSRTAWLFARMLTLDVQETWPAETLAYYRSAGMDGEIYDKRIADRPFNFSDMVYPMPLGFTRVQQGDVFRMGGRDWDVHMGNGHAPEHATFWSRDDNLVITGDQILASISPNIGVYATEPMADPLGEWLEACERLAPLSRPDHLALGGHKLPFTRLPLRMRQLIDNHHGALDRLMNHLETPKTAADCFAPLFKRKIGEGEYGLALVEAVAHVNHLYRTGRVSRVKGDNDAWMYQSID, from the coding sequence ATGGCAAGTGTCCCCGAAGTAGGCCCCCGCACCCCCTGGACCGAACCGCCCGCGCTGGGCGAGGCGATTGAGGTCGCCGAAGGGGTTCTGTGGATGCGCCAGCCGCTGCCGATGAAGCTGGATCACGTCAACATCTATGCCCTGGACGAGGGCGACAGCTGGACGGTGGTGGACACCGGCTTTAACACCCGCAAAAGCCGCGAGATCTGGCAAAGCCTGATGGCAGGCCCCTTGAAGGGGAAGCCGGTCAGCCGGATTGTCGGCACCCATCACCACCCCGATCACATCGGTCTGGCGGGCTGGTTTCAGTCTGAATATGGCGCTGAGCTGGTCACCAGCCGCACCGCTTGGCTGTTTGCCCGCATGCTGACGCTGGATGTGCAGGAAACCTGGCCTGCCGAAACCCTGGCCTATTACCGCTCTGCCGGGATGGACGGGGAGATCTATGACAAACGCATTGCCGACCGGCCTTTCAATTTCTCCGATATGGTCTACCCGATGCCGCTGGGCTTTACCCGGGTGCAGCAGGGCGATGTCTTTCGCATGGGCGGGCGTGACTGGGATGTGCATATGGGCAATGGCCACGCGCCCGAACACGCCACCTTCTGGAGTCGCGATGACAATCTTGTGATCACTGGCGACCAGATCCTGGCCTCGATCAGCCCCAATATCGGGGTCTATGCCACCGAACCCATGGCCGATCCCCTGGGCGAATGGCTGGAGGCCTGCGAGCGGCTGGCACCGCTGTCGCGCCCGGATCATCTGGCGCTGGGGGGGCATAAGCTGCCCTTTACCCGGTTGCCGCTGCGCATGCGGCAGCTGATCGACAATCACCACGGCGCGCTTGACCGGCTAATGAACCATCTGGAAACGCCAAAGACCGCAGCCGATTGTTTTGCGCCGCTGTTCAAGCGTAAGATTGGCGAGGGTGAATATGGGCTTGCACTGGTAGAGGCGGTGGCCCATGTCAATCATCTGTACCGCACAGGTCGCGTCAGCCGCGTCAAAGGCGATAACGACGCCTGGATGTACCAGAGCATAGATTAG
- a CDS encoding DUF6173 family protein, translating to MDNKISTSAEAVEAAALPCVHEVHADPEAKNGLTEVPEQLQKTDGAKSQARWAYERLILYIQNFEKQLDSEHEVAMGFVGGDAGVLRIEGMGYYDPDIVTFYGTDGAGAKTQLVQHVSQMNVMLRALPKPREEVPANRIGFRLASDLET from the coding sequence ATGGACAACAAGATTTCAACCAGCGCCGAGGCCGTCGAGGCCGCGGCATTGCCCTGCGTCCATGAGGTGCATGCGGACCCGGAGGCCAAAAATGGTCTCACCGAAGTGCCAGAACAGCTGCAAAAAACCGATGGTGCCAAGAGCCAGGCGCGCTGGGCCTATGAGCGGCTGATCCTATATATCCAGAACTTCGAGAAGCAGTTGGACAGCGAGCATGAGGTGGCCATGGGCTTTGTCGGCGGTGACGCCGGGGTGCTGCGGATCGAGGGCATGGGGTATTATGACCCTGACATCGTGACATTCTATGGCACCGATGGCGCAGGCGCCAAAACCCAACTGGTGCAGCATGTGAGCCAGATGAACGTGATGCTGCGCGCCCTGCCCAAACCCCGCGAGGAAGTCCCGGCCAATCGCATCGGATTTCGTCTGGCCAGCGACCTGGAAACCTAG
- a CDS encoding aa3-type cytochrome c oxidase subunit IV: MAEHKHGTMDSKVQEETYAGFITFTTRFTIFLVFLALFLAVFAT; the protein is encoded by the coding sequence ATGGCTGAACACAAACACGGTACCATGGACTCTAAAGTTCAAGAAGAAACCTATGCAGGCTTCATCACCTTCACCACGCGTTTCACCATCTTCCTGGTGTTTCTGGCGTTGTTTCTCGCCGTATTTGCAACCTGA
- a CDS encoding AzlD domain-containing protein, protein MNGFDSLSLWIVITGMAVGSFALRFAFIGFMGGRPMPAWLMRHLRYTAVAILPALVTPLVVWPSPTGGETSLPHLAVAALTFAVGYFTRNVLWALLSGVSGFLLLFLLG, encoded by the coding sequence ATGAATGGATTTGACAGCCTCAGCCTGTGGATTGTGATTACCGGCATGGCGGTCGGCAGCTTTGCCCTGCGGTTTGCCTTTATCGGATTTATGGGCGGACGCCCAATGCCCGCCTGGCTGATGCGACACCTGCGCTATACGGCGGTGGCCATTCTGCCGGCATTGGTCACGCCCCTGGTTGTCTGGCCCTCCCCGACAGGCGGAGAGACCAGCCTGCCGCATCTGGCTGTCGCCGCCCTAACCTTCGCGGTGGGCTATTTCACCCGCAATGTGCTCTGGGCACTGCTCAGCGGTGTCAGTGGGTTTTTGCTGCTGTTTTTGCTTGGGTAG
- a CDS encoding AzlC family ABC transporter permease codes for MAITTTKSLFWKGLRDSLPFLLVASPFGLLFGVLAAEAGLNVLEALAFSLAVFAGAAQFTALQLLQENTPLLIVLVSALAVNLRMGMYSASLTPYLGDAPMWQRACAAYMTVDQSYALSIVKFETEPEMTTPQRMAYFFGTTSVIAPSWMIATVVGALVGAQIPASWGLDFVLPLAFLAMIGPMLRTPAHMVACFVAIVAALPATLMPHNLGLIVAGLAGMMAGAQTELWLERKAARRTPSSSASQETSS; via the coding sequence ATGGCAATCACCACCACGAAATCCCTGTTTTGGAAAGGACTGCGCGACAGCCTGCCCTTTCTGCTTGTGGCCAGTCCTTTTGGCCTATTGTTTGGAGTTCTGGCTGCCGAAGCGGGACTAAATGTCCTTGAGGCCCTGGCCTTTTCGCTCGCGGTTTTTGCGGGTGCCGCCCAGTTCACCGCCCTACAACTGCTGCAAGAGAACACGCCGCTGCTGATCGTTCTGGTCTCGGCTCTGGCGGTGAATCTGCGGATGGGGATGTATTCCGCCTCGCTGACCCCCTACCTTGGCGATGCGCCGATGTGGCAGCGCGCCTGTGCCGCCTATATGACCGTGGATCAATCCTACGCCCTGTCGATCGTCAAATTTGAGACCGAACCAGAGATGACCACGCCGCAGCGGATGGCCTATTTCTTTGGTACCACCTCGGTGATTGCCCCCAGCTGGATGATCGCCACAGTTGTCGGTGCTTTGGTGGGGGCGCAGATCCCGGCAAGCTGGGGGTTGGATTTTGTGCTGCCCCTGGCCTTTCTGGCAATGATCGGCCCAATGCTGCGCACCCCTGCGCATATGGTTGCCTGCTTTGTCGCCATTGTCGCTGCGCTGCCTGCAACCTTGATGCCCCATAACCTTGGGCTGATTGTTGCCGGGCTGGCAGGTATGATGGCCGGCGCACAGACCGAGCTGTGGCTTGAACGCAAAGCCGCCCGCCGCACCCCCAGCAGCAGTGCCAGCCAGGAGACCTCATCATGA